In Azospirillaceae bacterium, a genomic segment contains:
- a CDS encoding YebC/PmpR family DNA-binding transcriptional regulator, with translation MAGHSQFKNIMHRKGAQDVKRSKLFNKLAREITVAAKAGLPDPGHNPRLRAAIQAARVQNMPRDRIDRAIKQGTPGGGDDTNYDEVRYEGYGPGGVALIVEALTDNRNRTASEVRSAFSKHGGTMGETNSVSFMFSRIGLITYPASVADADTVLEAAIEAGADDVSSDDDGHAIVTGVDSLGEVRDALEAKFGAPEGAKLTWQPLNTVAPAEDAAQSLLKLLDMLDDSDDVQNVVGNFELSPELMEKLGG, from the coding sequence ATGGCCGGACATTCCCAGTTCAAGAACATCATGCACCGCAAGGGCGCCCAGGACGTCAAGCGGTCCAAGCTGTTCAACAAGCTCGCGCGCGAAATCACCGTTGCCGCCAAGGCGGGCCTGCCCGATCCGGGCCACAACCCGCGCCTGCGCGCCGCCATCCAGGCCGCCCGCGTGCAGAACATGCCGCGCGACCGCATCGACCGCGCCATCAAGCAGGGCACGCCCGGCGGTGGTGACGACACCAACTATGATGAGGTGCGGTACGAGGGTTACGGCCCCGGTGGCGTCGCCCTGATCGTCGAGGCGCTGACCGACAACCGCAACCGCACCGCGTCGGAAGTGCGTTCCGCCTTCTCCAAGCACGGCGGCACGATGGGCGAGACCAATTCGGTCAGCTTCATGTTCAGCCGCATCGGCCTGATCACCTATCCCGCGTCCGTCGCGGATGCCGACACGGTGCTGGAAGCCGCGATCGAGGCCGGCGCCGATGATGTCAGCAGCGATGACGACGGCCATGCCATCGTCACCGGCGTGGACAGCCTGGGTGAGGTGCGCGACGCGCTGGAAGCCAAGTTCGGCGCGCCGGAAGGCGCCAAGCTGACCTGGCAGCCGCTGAACACCGTGGCGCCGGCGGAAGACGCGGCCCAGAGCCTGCTGAAGCTGTTGGACATGCTGGACGACAGCGATGACGTGCAGAATGTCGTCGGCAACTTCGAGCTGTCGCCGGAGTTGATGGAGAAGCTGGGCGGCTAA
- a CDS encoding cell division protein ZapA, with the protein MARVDIILNGRPYALACDDGQEHRLRELGSYVDARLREVAHDASGGSETQLLVLTALMLADEIFDLRAELGGPRRPVSAPAAEAPAPRAEDESVAAAVDSLAKRIEDIAARLDRT; encoded by the coding sequence ATGGCCCGCGTGGACATCATCCTGAATGGACGCCCCTATGCCCTGGCCTGCGACGACGGGCAGGAGCATCGCCTGCGCGAGCTTGGCTCCTACGTCGATGCCCGCCTGCGCGAGGTGGCGCACGATGCCTCCGGCGGCAGCGAGACTCAGCTGCTGGTGCTGACCGCCCTCATGCTGGCTGATGAGATCTTCGACCTGCGCGCCGAACTGGGCGGACCCCGCCGGCCCGTGTCGGCCCCGGCCGCCGAGGCCCCCGCCCCCCGGGCGGAGGACGAAAGCGTGGCCGCCGCGGTGGATAGTTTGGCAAAACGCATCGAAGACATTGCGGCGCGGCTCGATCGCACCTAA
- a CDS encoding TIGR00282 family metallophosphoesterase, with product MRLLFLGDVVGRSGRDGVLRHLPELRRALKLDFVIVNGENAAGGFGITEKISAEFFAAGVDCLTTGNHVWDQKELVSQIDRLPNVLRPLNYPEGTPGRGASLLPTRDGRRKVLVVNVMARLFMDALDDPFAAVEKVLRTYRLGPGSADAIVIDVHGEASSEKMAMGHLCDGRVTLVVGTHTHTPTADTQILNGRTAYQTDAGMCGDYDSVIGMKKEAAVLRMTRKLPTDRLTPAENDATVSVCGTFVETDDRTGLAVRAEAVRVGGRLSQALPTVG from the coding sequence ATGCGTCTGTTGTTCCTGGGTGATGTGGTTGGCCGTAGCGGTCGCGACGGCGTGCTGCGCCATCTGCCGGAACTGCGCCGGGCGCTGAAGCTGGACTTCGTCATCGTCAACGGCGAGAACGCGGCCGGCGGCTTCGGCATCACCGAGAAGATATCGGCCGAGTTCTTCGCCGCCGGCGTGGATTGCCTGACCACCGGCAACCATGTCTGGGACCAGAAGGAACTGGTCAGCCAGATCGACCGCCTGCCCAACGTGCTGCGCCCGCTGAACTATCCCGAGGGCACGCCCGGCCGCGGCGCCTCCCTCCTGCCCACCCGCGATGGCCGCCGCAAGGTGCTGGTGGTCAACGTCATGGCCCGCCTGTTCATGGACGCGCTGGACGACCCCTTCGCGGCGGTGGAGAAGGTGCTGCGCACCTACCGCCTGGGGCCGGGATCGGCCGATGCCATCGTCATCGACGTGCATGGCGAGGCCTCGTCGGAGAAGATGGCCATGGGCCATCTCTGCGACGGCCGCGTGACCCTGGTGGTGGGCACCCACACCCATACCCCCACCGCCGACACCCAGATCCTGAACGGTCGCACCGCCTATCAGACCGACGCCGGCATGTGCGGCGACTATGACAGCGTCATCGGCATGAAGAAGGAGGCGGCGGTGCTGCGCATGACGCGCAAGCTGCCGACCGACCGCCTGACCCCGGCGGAGAACGACGCCACCGTCAGCGTCTGCGGCACCTTCGTCGAGACCGACGACCGCACCGGCCTGGCCGTCCGCGCCGAAGCCGTCCGCGTCGGCGGCCGCCTGTCCCAGGCGCTGCCGACGGTCGGCTAA
- the tolQ gene encoding protein TolQ, producing the protein MQHQIMSFVALGADPVQDMSALSLFMTANWLVKAIMLGLLAASVWVWAIIFDKSIKLRRMKAAAADFEEQFWSGGSLDQLFDDVGKAPSDPLSATFAAGMREWRHANERGLTSSGAMRANLAQRIERVMSVTVSREMAQTERYITVLATVGSNAPFVGLLGTVWGIMHSFTSIAAAGNTSLAVVAPSIAEALFATALGLVAAIPASVAYNKFSSDIARFGDRLDSFVTEFSSILQRHLEERG; encoded by the coding sequence ATGCAGCATCAGATCATGAGTTTCGTGGCCTTGGGCGCCGACCCGGTGCAGGACATGTCCGCCCTCAGCCTGTTCATGACCGCCAACTGGCTGGTCAAGGCCATCATGCTGGGGCTGCTGGCGGCCTCCGTCTGGGTGTGGGCAATCATCTTCGACAAGTCGATCAAGCTGCGCCGCATGAAGGCTGCCGCCGCCGACTTTGAGGAGCAGTTCTGGTCCGGCGGGTCGCTGGACCAGCTGTTCGACGATGTGGGCAAGGCCCCCAGCGACCCGCTGTCCGCCACCTTCGCCGCCGGTATGCGCGAATGGCGCCACGCCAACGAACGCGGCCTGACCTCGTCCGGCGCGATGCGGGCCAACCTGGCCCAGCGCATCGAGCGGGTGATGTCCGTGACCGTCAGCCGTGAGATGGCGCAGACCGAACGCTACATCACCGTGCTGGCCACCGTCGGCTCCAACGCGCCGTTCGTCGGCCTGCTGGGCACCGTCTGGGGCATCATGCACAGCTTCACCAGCATCGCCGCCGCCGGCAACACCAGCTTGGCCGTCGTCGCCCCCTCCATCGCCGAGGCGCTGTTCGCCACGGCGCTGGGCCTGGTGGCCGCCATCCCGGCCAGCGTGGCCTACAACAAGTTCTCCTCCGACATCGCGCGTTTCGGCGACCGGCTGGACAGCTTCGTGACGGAGTTCAGCTCCATCCTGCAACGCCACCTGGAAGAGCGGGGCTGA
- the ruvA gene encoding Holliday junction branch migration protein RuvA encodes MIAKLKGLLDSTGLDWAIIDVAGVGYLVSASSRTLRRLGAVGEAVSVLTEMWVSEDKMQLFAFADVAERDWFRLLTTVQGVGARVALAVLSVLSPEQIAQALMAQDKTVLTQADGVGPKLATRMVSELKDKVPALALAPTAAGTPAGKTDAAVPAPGGAAADAVSALVNLGYKRLEAFAAVTTCAARLGPDASVSDLIRAGLKELSA; translated from the coding sequence ATGATCGCCAAACTCAAAGGGCTGCTGGACAGCACGGGCCTGGACTGGGCCATCATCGATGTCGCCGGGGTGGGCTATCTGGTCTCCGCCTCGTCCCGCACCCTGCGCCGCCTGGGCGCGGTGGGCGAGGCGGTGTCGGTCCTGACCGAGATGTGGGTGTCGGAAGACAAGATGCAGCTGTTCGCCTTCGCCGACGTGGCGGAGCGCGACTGGTTCCGGCTGCTGACCACCGTGCAGGGGGTGGGCGCCCGCGTGGCGCTGGCCGTGCTGTCGGTGCTGTCGCCGGAACAGATCGCCCAGGCGCTGATGGCCCAGGACAAGACGGTCCTGACCCAGGCCGATGGCGTGGGGCCGAAGCTGGCCACCCGCATGGTCAGCGAATTGAAGGACAAGGTGCCGGCCCTGGCGCTGGCGCCCACCGCCGCCGGCACGCCGGCCGGCAAGACGGACGCCGCCGTTCCCGCCCCGGGCGGTGCCGCGGCTGACGCCGTCTCCGCCCTGGTCAATCTGGGCTACAAGCGGCTGGAGGCCTTCGCCGCCGTCACCACCTGTGCCGCCCGCTTAGGGCCTGACGCCAGCGTGTCCGACCTGATTCGCGCGGGCCTTAAGGAATTGAGCGCATGA
- a CDS encoding 5-formyltetrahydrofolate cyclo-ligase, with the protein MTSPSSTSSAAPLNPGAPLEAPDAVEALRAAKKAVRLAARRGRAALDVDRTAAAKALADNFLEISPKITDGLVPVGVTIAGYWPVGDEIDPRPLMHRLAAMGVTVALPVCEAKGRPLLFRRWHPGTLLAPDIMGVPAPTAEATPSGGAVIPDVILLPLLAFDRAGGRLGYGAGFYDRTLDGLRRSRAIQAVGIAFAEQELDKVPCDAHDQGLDWIVTERYAVRAGPRPAR; encoded by the coding sequence TTGACGTCGCCATCGTCCACTTCCTCGGCCGCCCCGCTGAACCCCGGGGCCCCTCTGGAAGCGCCGGACGCGGTTGAGGCCCTGCGCGCCGCCAAGAAGGCGGTGCGACTGGCGGCACGGCGGGGGCGGGCGGCGCTGGACGTGGACCGCACGGCGGCGGCCAAGGCGCTGGCCGACAACTTCCTGGAAATTTCCCCCAAGATAACGGACGGGCTGGTGCCGGTCGGCGTCACCATCGCCGGCTATTGGCCGGTCGGGGACGAGATCGACCCCCGGCCCCTGATGCATCGCCTGGCCGCCATGGGGGTGACCGTCGCCCTGCCGGTGTGCGAGGCCAAGGGGCGGCCGCTGCTGTTCCGCCGCTGGCACCCCGGCACGCTGCTGGCGCCCGACATCATGGGCGTGCCCGCCCCGACGGCGGAGGCTACGCCCAGCGGCGGGGCTGTGATTCCCGATGTCATCCTGCTGCCGCTGCTGGCCTTCGACCGCGCCGGCGGCCGGCTGGGGTATGGCGCCGGTTTCTACGACCGCACGCTGGACGGCCTGCGCCGCAGCCGCGCCATCCAGGCGGTGGGCATCGCCTTTGCCGAACAGGAACTGGACAAGGTGCCCTGCGACGCGCATGACCAGGGGCTGGATTGGATCGTGACCGAACGCTACGCCGTTCGCGCCGGCCCGCGCCCCGCGCGCTGA
- the tkt gene encoding transketolase, which produces MSSQPATGDVVGGVPHKDLATAIRVLAMDAVEAAKSGHPGMPMGMADVATVLFTQFLKFDPKRPDWADRDRFVLSAGHGSMLIYALLYLTGYEDIDLDQIKKFRQLGARTAGHPEYGMARGIEMTTGPLGQGIATAVGMALAERHLNARFGDALVDHHTYVIAGDGCLQEGVSHEAAALAGHLGLDRLILLWDDNNISIDGPTNLSFTEDVKGRFTAYGWDVQAVDGHDPVAVAAAIAHAKTTSTPSLIACRTTIGLGAPTKAGKNSCHGSPLGAAEIAGARAAYGWEHGPFEIPAGILDAWRQYGARGAADAAAWDQRLTAADNTLAAAFKAGQSGDVSAAFDAAISAVKRATSEGRPSVATRQASGNVLDAIFDVVPELISGSADLTGSNNTRTKGVVSLQRDKYDGRYIHYGVREHGMAAAMNGMALHGGLIPLSGTFLAFADYSRPAIRLGALMKQRVVHVMTHDSIGLGEDGPTHQPVEHMAALRAIPNLLVFRPADQVETAECWQLALKSKDRPSVLALTRQNLATLRTEHNEENLTSKGAYILREAEGGAAKVVLLATGSEVEIAVQARDVLQAEGVPTRVVSMPSWELFVEQDEAYRASVLGGDDLVRVGVEAMVRFGWDRWIGPKGGFIGMPGFGESGPYKELYAHFGITVEGVVAAAKARL; this is translated from the coding sequence ATGTCGTCGCAGCCCGCAACCGGTGATGTCGTGGGGGGCGTTCCCCACAAGGATCTCGCCACCGCCATCCGCGTCCTGGCCATGGACGCCGTGGAAGCGGCCAAGTCCGGCCATCCCGGCATGCCCATGGGCATGGCTGATGTCGCCACCGTGCTGTTCACGCAGTTCCTGAAGTTCGATCCCAAGCGCCCCGATTGGGCCGACCGCGACCGCTTCGTGCTGTCGGCCGGCCACGGCTCCATGCTGATCTACGCGCTGCTGTACCTGACCGGGTACGAAGACATCGACCTGGACCAGATCAAGAAGTTCCGCCAGCTGGGCGCCCGCACCGCCGGCCACCCGGAATACGGCATGGCCCGCGGCATCGAGATGACCACCGGCCCGCTGGGCCAGGGCATCGCCACCGCCGTCGGCATGGCCCTGGCGGAACGTCACCTGAACGCCCGCTTCGGCGACGCCCTGGTCGACCACCACACCTACGTCATCGCCGGCGACGGCTGCCTGCAGGAAGGTGTCAGCCATGAGGCCGCCGCCCTGGCCGGCCATTTGGGCCTGGATCGCCTGATCCTGCTGTGGGACGACAACAACATCAGCATCGACGGCCCCACCAACCTGTCCTTCACCGAGGACGTGAAGGGCCGCTTCACGGCCTATGGCTGGGACGTGCAGGCCGTGGACGGCCATGATCCGGTCGCCGTCGCCGCCGCCATCGCCCACGCCAAAACCACCAGCACCCCGTCGCTGATCGCCTGCCGCACCACCATCGGCCTGGGCGCGCCGACCAAGGCCGGCAAGAACTCCTGCCACGGCTCGCCCCTGGGTGCCGCCGAGATCGCCGGCGCCCGCGCCGCCTATGGCTGGGAGCATGGGCCCTTCGAGATCCCGGCCGGCATCCTGGACGCCTGGCGCCAGTATGGCGCCCGGGGTGCGGCCGACGCCGCCGCCTGGGACCAGCGCCTGACCGCCGCCGACAACACCCTGGCCGCCGCCTTCAAGGCCGGCCAGTCGGGTGACGTCTCGGCCGCGTTCGACGCCGCCATCAGCGCCGTCAAGCGCGCCACCAGCGAGGGCCGCCCCAGCGTGGCCACCCGCCAGGCCTCCGGCAACGTGCTGGACGCCATCTTCGACGTGGTGCCGGAACTGATCAGCGGCTCCGCCGACCTGACAGGGTCCAACAACACCCGCACCAAGGGTGTCGTCAGCCTGCAGCGTGACAAGTACGACGGCCGTTACATCCACTACGGCGTGCGTGAGCACGGCATGGCCGCCGCCATGAACGGCATGGCCCTGCACGGCGGCCTGATCCCGCTGAGCGGCACCTTCCTGGCCTTCGCCGACTACAGCCGCCCGGCCATCCGCCTGGGCGCCCTGATGAAGCAGCGCGTGGTGCATGTCATGACCCATGACAGCATCGGCCTGGGCGAGGACGGCCCCACCCACCAGCCGGTGGAGCATATGGCGGCCCTGCGCGCCATCCCCAACCTGCTGGTCTTCCGCCCCGCCGACCAGGTGGAGACGGCGGAGTGCTGGCAGCTGGCGCTGAAGAGCAAGGACCGGCCCTCCGTCCTGGCGCTGACCCGCCAGAACCTGGCCACCCTGCGTACCGAGCACAATGAGGAAAACCTGACCTCCAAGGGTGCCTACATCCTGCGCGAGGCCGAGGGCGGTGCCGCCAAGGTGGTCCTACTGGCCACCGGTTCGGAGGTGGAGATCGCCGTGCAGGCCCGCGACGTGCTGCAGGCCGAGGGTGTCCCCACCCGCGTGGTGTCCATGCCCAGCTGGGAACTTTTCGTCGAGCAGGACGAGGCCTATCGGGCCAGCGTGCTGGGCGGCGACGACCTGGTGCGTGTCGGCGTGGAAGCCATGGTCCGCTTCGGCTGGGACCGCTGGATCGGCCCCAAGGGCGGCTTCATCGGCATGCCGGGCTTCGGCGAGTCGGGCCCGTACAAGGAGCTGTACGCCCATTTCGGCATCACCGTCGAAGGCGTAGTCGCGGCCGCCAAGGCCCGCCTGTAA
- the ruvB gene encoding Holliday junction branch migration DNA helicase RuvB yields the protein MNAADSDRLVSRERAPGDSPDVSLRPLSLADFTGQKQVRENLSIFIQAARSRGEALDHVLLFGPPGLGKTTLAQIVAKELGAGFRATSGPVIAKAGDLAALLTNLQPHDVLFIDEIHRLSPAVEEILYPAMEDFQLDLIIGEGPAARSVRIDLPPFTLVGATTRSGLITRPLRERFGIPLRMQFYEPEELQLIVSRAARLLDMPLLSEGALEIARRSRGTPRVAGRLLRRVRDFAAVAGATEIDARAADIALTRLEVDRLGFDAMDRRYLNCLANNYGGGPAGVETLAAALSEQRDVLEEVIEPYLIQQGLLQRTPRGRMLTDSGYRYLGLPAPVSSPVRQMDLLGPVEAEDGEGVDV from the coding sequence ATGAATGCTGCCGATTCCGACCGGCTGGTCAGCCGCGAGCGCGCGCCGGGCGACAGCCCCGACGTGTCGCTGCGGCCGCTGTCGCTGGCCGACTTCACGGGCCAGAAACAGGTGCGTGAGAACCTGTCCATCTTCATCCAGGCGGCGCGGTCGCGGGGTGAGGCGCTGGACCATGTGCTGCTGTTCGGCCCCCCCGGCCTGGGCAAGACCACGCTGGCCCAGATCGTGGCCAAGGAATTGGGGGCGGGTTTCCGCGCCACCTCCGGCCCGGTCATCGCCAAGGCCGGCGACCTGGCGGCCCTGCTGACCAACCTTCAGCCGCATGACGTGCTGTTCATCGACGAAATCCACCGCCTGTCGCCGGCGGTGGAGGAAATCCTCTATCCCGCGATGGAGGATTTCCAGCTGGACCTGATCATCGGTGAGGGGCCGGCCGCGCGCTCCGTCCGCATCGACCTGCCGCCCTTCACCCTGGTGGGCGCCACCACCCGGTCGGGCCTGATCACCCGGCCCTTGCGGGAGCGATTCGGCATTCCGCTGCGCATGCAGTTCTATGAGCCGGAGGAGTTGCAGCTGATCGTCAGCCGGGCGGCGCGCCTGCTGGACATGCCGCTGCTGTCGGAAGGGGCGCTGGAGATCGCGCGCCGTTCGCGCGGCACGCCGCGTGTGGCCGGCCGCCTGCTGCGCCGGGTACGCGACTTCGCCGCCGTGGCCGGGGCCACAGAGATCGACGCGCGCGCCGCCGATATCGCCCTGACCCGGCTGGAGGTGGATCGCCTGGGCTTCGACGCCATGGACCGGCGCTACCTCAACTGTCTCGCCAACAATTACGGCGGCGGCCCGGCCGGCGTGGAGACGCTGGCCGCCGCCCTGTCGGAACAGCGCGACGTGCTGGAAGAGGTGATCGAGCCCTACCTGATTCAGCAGGGGTTGCTGCAGCGCACGCCGCGTGGCCGCATGCTGACCGACAGCGGCTATCGTTACCTGGGCCTGCCCGCACCGGTCAGCAGCCCGGTGCGCCAGATGGACCTGCTGGGCCCGGTCGAGGCCGAGGACGGGGAGGGTGTCGATGTCTGA
- a CDS encoding YbgC/FadM family acyl-CoA thioesterase produces the protein MSDAALALSGRMQGNVHVFPVRVYYEDTDAGGIVYHANYLRFAERARTEMLRLLGVPHAEQVAASGAAFAVRRCTADFVAPARLEETLEVRSRITAVSGATVLAEQTIYRPQSDGIVPAAPAADVNIDGAAVTDRILVRLTLKLACINAQGRAVRVPAPVAAAFARLGVGGGAGDKINTKGDGAATGRPSEE, from the coding sequence ATGTCTGATGCCGCTCTCGCCCTGTCCGGCCGCATGCAGGGGAACGTCCACGTCTTCCCGGTGCGGGTCTATTACGAGGACACCGACGCCGGCGGCATCGTCTATCACGCCAATTACCTGCGTTTCGCCGAGCGCGCGCGGACGGAGATGCTGCGCCTGCTGGGCGTGCCGCATGCCGAGCAGGTGGCCGCCTCCGGCGCCGCCTTCGCCGTGCGCCGCTGCACCGCCGATTTTGTCGCGCCCGCCCGGCTGGAAGAGACGCTGGAGGTGCGCAGCCGCATCACCGCCGTCAGCGGCGCCACCGTTTTGGCGGAACAGACCATATACCGGCCACAAAGTGATGGGATCGTGCCGGCCGCCCCGGCTGCTGACGTGAACATCGATGGGGCCGCCGTGACCGACCGGATCCTGGTCCGGCTGACGTTGAAACTGGCCTGCATCAACGCCCAGGGGCGCGCGGTGCGGGTGCCGGCGCCGGTTGCCGCCGCTTTCGCCCGTTTGGGCGTGGGTGGTGGGGCCGGCGACAAGATCAATACGAAGGGTGATGGCGCGGCGACGGGCCGCCCGTCAGAAGAGTGA
- the ruvC gene encoding crossover junction endodeoxyribonuclease RuvC — protein MGDRTIRVLGLDPGLRNMGWGVIDVSGNRLTHVADGVVHSNDRDDLARRLVTLYEGLEDIIRAWTPDEAAVEETFVNKNPVSTLKLGQARGIALLAPARQGLPVSEYPPNLVKKSVVGAGHADKTQVQAMVRMLLPGFQLSKADAADALAVAICHAHHSQTRRLVGGIMAGAAR, from the coding sequence ATGGGGGATCGGACGATCCGCGTGCTGGGCCTGGATCCGGGGCTGCGCAACATGGGCTGGGGCGTCATCGACGTTTCCGGCAACCGCTTGACGCATGTCGCCGACGGGGTCGTGCATTCCAACGACCGCGATGATCTGGCCCGCCGCCTGGTTACCCTTTACGAGGGGCTGGAGGACATCATCCGCGCCTGGACGCCCGATGAGGCGGCGGTGGAGGAGACGTTCGTCAACAAGAACCCCGTTTCCACCCTGAAGCTGGGGCAGGCGCGGGGCATCGCCCTGCTGGCCCCGGCGCGCCAGGGCCTGCCCGTGTCGGAATACCCGCCCAACCTGGTGAAGAAATCGGTGGTGGGGGCGGGCCACGCCGACAAGACGCAGGTGCAGGCCATGGTGCGGATGCTGTTGCCCGGCTTCCAGCTGTCCAAGGCTGACGCCGCCGACGCCCTGGCCGTGGCCATCTGCCATGCCCATCACAGCCAGACCCGGCGCCTGGTGGGCGGCATCATGGCGGGGGCCGCGAGATGA
- the tolR gene encoding protein TolR: MGAALSGKQSTGRGRRRARPMADINVTPMVDVMLVLLIIFMVTAPLLTVGVPVDLPKSNAAALPGQDEPLVVSIRGNGDVYLNETQTDLNDLIPRLQAISQNNADARIFVRGDKTLAYGRIIEVMGAISSAGYKKVALISEVPDHPARR, from the coding sequence ATGGGCGCCGCACTTTCCGGAAAGCAATCCACCGGCCGGGGGCGCCGCCGCGCGCGCCCCATGGCCGACATCAACGTCACCCCCATGGTCGACGTGATGCTGGTGCTGCTGATCATCTTCATGGTCACGGCCCCGCTGCTGACCGTCGGCGTGCCCGTCGACCTGCCCAAGAGCAATGCGGCCGCCCTGCCCGGGCAGGATGAGCCGCTGGTGGTGTCCATCCGCGGCAACGGCGACGTCTATCTGAACGAGACCCAGACGGACCTGAACGACCTGATCCCGCGCTTGCAGGCCATCAGCCAGAACAACGCCGACGCCCGCATCTTTGTGCGCGGCGACAAGACGCTGGCCTACGGCCGCATCATCGAGGTCATGGGTGCGATCAGCAGCGCCGGCTACAAGAAGGTGGCGCTGATCTCGGAAGTGCCCGACCACCCTGCCCGTCGATAG